From Streptomyces sp. TLI_105, the proteins below share one genomic window:
- a CDS encoding type II toxin-antitoxin system VapB family antitoxin, whose product MIFKRIGNGKPYPDHGRESTRQWADVAPRPVRLDQLVTTKGQLDLETLLAEDSTFYGDLFAHVVKWQGDLYLEDGLHRAVRAALQQRQVLHARVLELD is encoded by the coding sequence GTGATCTTCAAGCGCATCGGAAACGGAAAGCCGTATCCCGACCACGGCCGGGAAAGCACCCGGCAGTGGGCGGACGTCGCCCCGCGCCCGGTCCGCCTCGACCAGCTGGTGACCACCAAGGGCCAGCTGGACCTGGAGACCCTGCTCGCCGAGGACTCCACCTTCTACGGCGACCTCTTCGCGCACGTCGTGAAGTGGCAGGGCGACCTCTACCTCGAGGACGGACTGCACCGCGCCGTCCGCGCGGCGCTCCAGCAGCGCCAGGTGCTGCACGCCCGCGTCCTGGAACTCGACTGA
- a CDS encoding LytR C-terminal domain-containing protein encodes MSMLTPPGMGGKYRITGDVYPRMRRPHRRRRIVLASAAAVVVLGAAGWGTLQLVDVFSGDEGAKTTAGKQADCKPAPKATAAPAAAFPKPAQITVNVYNATPRSGLAKTTADELKKRGFKIGKVGNAPTAYDKKVPGAGLLLGAPAATKGAFPVLGTQLAGATTRTDTRGTADVDLIIGTAFKTLSPKTTADAALVALTKPAPVPTGKC; translated from the coding sequence ATGAGCATGCTCACTCCCCCCGGCATGGGCGGAAAGTACCGCATCACGGGGGATGTCTACCCCCGCATGCGCCGCCCCCACCGCCGGCGCAGGATCGTCCTCGCGTCCGCCGCCGCCGTGGTCGTGCTCGGCGCGGCCGGCTGGGGGACGCTCCAGCTCGTCGACGTCTTCTCCGGCGACGAGGGGGCGAAGACGACGGCCGGGAAGCAGGCCGACTGCAAGCCGGCCCCCAAGGCCACCGCCGCGCCCGCCGCCGCCTTCCCCAAGCCCGCGCAGATCACGGTCAACGTCTACAACGCGACCCCGCGCAGCGGGCTCGCCAAGACGACCGCGGACGAGCTCAAGAAGCGCGGCTTCAAGATCGGCAAGGTGGGGAACGCGCCCACCGCCTACGACAAGAAGGTCCCGGGCGCCGGCCTGCTGCTCGGCGCGCCCGCGGCCACCAAGGGCGCCTTCCCGGTCCTCGGCACCCAGCTTGCGGGCGCCACGACCAGGACGGACACCCGGGGCACGGCGGACGTGGACCTGATCATCGGGACCGCGTTCAAGACGCTGTCCCCGAAAACGACGGCGGACGCGGCCCTGGTCGCCCTGACCAAGCCCGCGCCCGTACCGACCGGAAAGTGCTGA
- the upp gene encoding uracil phosphoribosyltransferase encodes MRLHVVDHPLVAHKLTTLRDKRTDSATFRRLADELVTLLAYEATRDVRTEQVDIETPVTPTTGVKLSHPRPLVVPILRAGLGMLDGMVRLLPTAEVGFLGMIRNEATLEASTYATRMPEDLSGRQVYVLDPMLATGGTLVAAIQELIKRGADDVTAVVLLAAPEGVEVMERELAGTPVTVVTASVDERLNENGYIVPGLGDAGDRMYGSAE; translated from the coding sequence ATGCGTCTCCACGTCGTCGACCACCCCCTGGTCGCCCACAAGCTCACCACCCTGCGCGACAAGCGCACGGACTCCGCGACCTTCCGCCGTCTCGCCGACGAGCTGGTCACCCTGCTCGCCTACGAGGCCACCAGGGACGTGCGGACCGAGCAGGTCGACATCGAGACCCCCGTGACGCCCACGACCGGCGTGAAGCTGTCGCACCCGCGTCCGCTGGTGGTCCCGATCCTGCGCGCCGGGCTCGGCATGCTCGACGGCATGGTCCGGCTGCTCCCGACGGCCGAGGTCGGCTTCCTCGGCATGATCCGCAACGAGGCGACGCTGGAGGCGTCGACCTACGCGACGCGGATGCCGGAGGACCTCTCGGGCCGCCAGGTGTACGTCCTGGACCCGATGCTGGCGACCGGCGGCACGCTGGTCGCGGCGATCCAGGAGCTCATCAAGCGCGGCGCCGACGACGTGACCGCGGTCGTGCTCCTCGCCGCCCCGGAGGGCGTCGAGGTCATGGAGCGCGAGCTCGCGGGCACGCCGGTGACCGTCGTGACGGCCTCGGTCGACGAGCGGCTCAACGAGAACGGCTACATCGTCCCGGGCCTGGGCGACGCGGGCGACCGCATGTACGGCTCCGCCGAATAG
- the tadA gene encoding tRNA adenosine(34) deaminase TadA translates to MRLALAEADAAAPAGDVPVGAVVLGPDGTVLARAHNEREATGDPTAHAEVLALRRAAAVTGEWRLTGCTLVVTLEPCVMCAGALVQSRVERVVFGALDEKAGATGSLWDLVRDRRLNHRPEVIQGVLGEECAEQLTAFFRSR, encoded by the coding sequence ATGCGTCTCGCCCTCGCCGAGGCCGACGCGGCCGCGCCGGCCGGTGACGTACCGGTCGGGGCGGTCGTGCTCGGCCCGGACGGCACGGTGCTCGCCCGCGCGCACAACGAGCGGGAGGCCACCGGCGATCCCACCGCGCACGCCGAGGTGCTCGCCCTGCGCCGGGCGGCTGCGGTCACCGGCGAGTGGCGGCTGACGGGCTGCACGCTGGTCGTGACCCTGGAGCCGTGTGTGATGTGTGCCGGCGCGCTCGTCCAGTCCCGCGTCGAACGGGTGGTGTTCGGGGCGCTGGACGAGAAGGCGGGCGCGACCGGTTCGCTCTGGGACCTCGTGCGGGACCGGCGGCTCAACCACCGCCCCGAGGTGATCCAGGGCGTCCTCGGCGAGGAGTGCGCCGAGCAGTTGACGGCCTTCTTCCGCAGCCGCTGA
- a CDS encoding Dabb family protein: MIRHLVLFKLNDGVARDEPRVVAGVEAFRALGGQIPELRFWECDWNITDRPIAYDFAINSAVEDTDALQRYLDHPAHQAGVAQWREFATWVIADYAF; encoded by the coding sequence GTGATCCGCCATCTGGTCCTCTTCAAGCTCAACGACGGCGTCGCGCGCGACGAGCCGCGGGTGGTCGCCGGCGTCGAGGCGTTCCGCGCGCTCGGCGGGCAGATCCCGGAGCTGAGGTTCTGGGAGTGCGACTGGAACATCACGGACCGGCCGATCGCGTACGACTTCGCCATCAACTCGGCCGTCGAGGACACGGACGCGCTCCAGCGCTACCTGGACCACCCCGCGCACCAGGCGGGCGTCGCGCAGTGGCGCGAGTTCGCGACCTGGGTCATCGCGGACTACGCCTTCTAG
- a CDS encoding RNA polymerase sigma factor SigF: protein MPASTAPQVPPQPEAGGGGPEAPRTRPQSSRGADTRALTQVLFGQLKNLEPGTPEHHRVRGALIEANLPLVRYAAARFRSRNEPMEDVVQVGTIGLINAIDRFDPDRGVQFPTFAMPTVVGEIKRYFRDNVRTVHVPRRLHELWVQVNGATEDLTTAHGRSPTTAEIAERLRIGEDEVLACIEAGRSYHATSLEAAQEGDGLPGLLDRLGYEDPALAGVEHRDLVRHLLVQLPEREQRILMLRYYSNLTQSQISQELGVSQMHVSRLLARSFARLRSANRIEA from the coding sequence GTGCCGGCCAGTACAGCACCTCAGGTCCCGCCCCAGCCCGAGGCGGGCGGCGGTGGCCCGGAGGCCCCGCGCACGCGCCCTCAGAGCAGCCGCGGCGCCGACACCCGCGCCCTCACCCAGGTGCTCTTCGGACAGCTCAAGAACCTGGAACCGGGCACCCCCGAGCACCACCGGGTGCGCGGCGCCCTCATCGAGGCCAACCTGCCGCTCGTGCGGTACGCGGCGGCCCGCTTCCGCTCCCGCAACGAGCCGATGGAGGACGTCGTCCAGGTCGGCACCATCGGCCTCATCAACGCCATCGACCGCTTCGACCCCGACCGGGGCGTCCAGTTCCCCACCTTCGCGATGCCGACCGTCGTCGGCGAGATCAAGCGGTACTTCCGCGACAACGTACGGACCGTGCACGTGCCGCGCCGGCTGCACGAGCTCTGGGTCCAGGTGAACGGCGCCACCGAGGACCTGACGACCGCTCACGGCCGCTCCCCCACGACCGCGGAGATCGCCGAGCGGCTGCGCATCGGCGAGGACGAGGTGCTCGCCTGCATCGAGGCCGGCCGCTCGTACCACGCCACCTCCCTGGAGGCCGCGCAGGAGGGCGACGGGCTGCCCGGACTGCTCGACCGGCTCGGCTACGAGGACCCCGCGCTCGCCGGCGTCGAGCACCGCGACCTCGTCCGGCACCTCCTCGTCCAGCTGCCCGAGCGGGAGCAGCGGATCCTGATGCTGCGCTACTACAGCAATTTGACCCAGTCTCAGATCAGTCAGGAGCTCGGCGTCTCCCAGATGCACGTGTCAAGGCTCCTCGCCCGCAGCTTCGCCCGCTTGAGATCCGCAAACAGGATCGAGGCGTAA
- a CDS encoding RNA polymerase sigma factor SigF — MSTELGSSKVLTLTPVPVPTQTTAPTAADGTETVNTAGTTETAPPPMVVTSGALDTRTLSRSLFLRLRALDAEGAAADSPERTYVRDTLIELNLPLVRYAAARFRSRNEPMEDIVQVGTIGLIKAIDRFDCERGVEFPTFAMPTVVGEIKRFFRDTSWSVRVPRRLQELRLALTKASDELAQKLDRSPTVPELAAVLGVSEEDVVDGLAVGNAYTASSLDSPSPEDDGGEGSLADRLGYEDTALEGVEYRESLKPLLAKLPPRERQIIMLRFFANMTQSQIGEEVGISQMHVSRLLTRTLAQLREGLISD; from the coding sequence ATGTCCACAGAACTGGGCAGCTCGAAGGTGCTCACGCTCACGCCCGTTCCCGTGCCCACGCAGACGACGGCGCCGACCGCGGCCGACGGCACGGAGACCGTGAACACCGCTGGGACCACCGAGACCGCGCCTCCGCCGATGGTCGTCACGTCCGGGGCCCTCGACACCCGCACCCTCTCGCGCTCCCTCTTCCTGCGGCTGCGCGCCCTCGACGCCGAAGGAGCCGCGGCCGACAGCCCGGAGCGGACCTACGTCCGCGACACCCTCATCGAGCTCAACCTCCCGCTCGTGCGCTACGCGGCGGCCCGCTTCCGCTCCCGCAACGAGCCGATGGAGGACATCGTCCAGGTCGGCACCATCGGCCTCATCAAGGCGATCGACCGCTTCGACTGCGAACGGGGCGTCGAGTTCCCGACGTTCGCCATGCCCACCGTCGTCGGCGAGATCAAGCGCTTCTTCCGCGACACCTCGTGGTCGGTGCGGGTCCCGCGCCGGCTCCAGGAGCTGCGCCTCGCCCTGACCAAGGCCAGCGACGAGCTCGCACAGAAGCTCGACCGCTCCCCCACCGTGCCCGAACTCGCCGCCGTGCTCGGGGTGTCGGAGGAGGACGTGGTCGACGGCCTCGCCGTCGGCAACGCCTACACCGCCTCCTCGCTGGACTCCCCCTCGCCCGAGGACGACGGCGGCGAGGGCTCCCTCGCGGACCGCCTCGGCTACGAGGACACGGCCCTCGAAGGCGTCGAGTACCGCGAGTCACTCAAGCCCCTGCTCGCCAAACTTCCGCCCCGGGAACGGCAGATCATCATGCTCCGCTTCTTCGCGAACATGACGCAGTCGCAGATCGGCGAGGAGGTCGGCATCTCCCAGATGCACGTCTCGCGTCTCCTCACCCGCACCCTCGCCCAGCTGCGCGAGGGCCTCATCTCCGACTGA
- a CDS encoding alpha/beta fold hydrolase encodes MNVIDVGTVKVPGATLRYETRGSGPVLLLVPGGAGDAGLFEGMAGLLADAGHTVVSYDQRGLSRSPLDGPLADQRVADWRDDALAVLDAVSPDEPAYVFGSSSGGIVALSLLAARPDRVRRLVAHEPPLVELLADPAPYRDHFAEVRELHRTQGLGPAMARFSETPDGRKPERQGGELPASLRPMASRMAANMPVFLEHVLVPFSSSAPDLEGLRAAAGKLVLGVGEESTDQEALVGPARRLAELTGAVRAEFPGGHVGCVEHPVEFAKVLVSAMWQ; translated from the coding sequence GTGAACGTCATCGACGTCGGCACGGTGAAGGTCCCGGGGGCCACCCTGCGGTACGAGACCCGGGGCAGCGGCCCCGTGCTGCTGCTGGTCCCCGGCGGCGCCGGGGACGCCGGGCTCTTCGAAGGGATGGCCGGCCTCCTCGCGGACGCCGGGCACACCGTGGTCTCGTACGACCAGCGCGGTCTGTCGCGCAGCCCGCTCGACGGGCCCCTCGCCGACCAGCGGGTGGCCGACTGGCGCGACGACGCCCTCGCCGTCCTGGACGCGGTCTCCCCGGACGAGCCCGCGTACGTCTTCGGCAGCAGCTCCGGCGGCATCGTCGCCCTCTCCCTGCTCGCCGCCCGCCCGGACCGGGTGCGCCGACTCGTCGCCCACGAGCCGCCCCTCGTGGAGCTGCTCGCCGACCCGGCTCCGTACCGCGACCACTTCGCCGAGGTGCGCGAGCTGCACCGCACGCAGGGGCTCGGGCCGGCGATGGCACGTTTCTCCGAGACGCCTGACGGCCGGAAGCCGGAGCGGCAGGGCGGCGAACTGCCCGCCTCCCTCCGGCCGATGGCCTCCCGCATGGCCGCCAACATGCCGGTCTTCCTGGAGCACGTCCTGGTCCCCTTCTCCTCCTCCGCCCCCGATCTGGAGGGGCTGCGCGCCGCCGCCGGGAAGCTGGTCCTGGGCGTCGGCGAGGAGTCCACGGATCAGGAGGCGCTCGTCGGACCGGCCCGACGGCTCGCCGAGCTGACCGGCGCCGTGCGGGCGGAGTTCCCGGGCGGCCACGTGGGCTGTGTGGAGCACCCGGTCGAGTTCGCGAAGGTGCTGGTCAGCGCCATGTGGCAGTGA
- a CDS encoding TetR/AcrR family transcriptional regulator → MVRAGITVDGLVRAAAEMADESGLDKVTVSALARRFGVKDASLYSHVRNLRDLRVRLALLASGEMNDAIGAAVAGRSGKEALVAFADAYRDYALAHPGRYAAAQQRIEPEEIEDTTVLLRAVELTYGMLRGYGLREPDLTDAGRLLRSAFHGYVHLELGGGFAHSRPVAASWARSLEALHHVLENWGNGS, encoded by the coding sequence ATGGTGCGCGCGGGAATCACCGTCGACGGCCTCGTGCGGGCCGCCGCCGAGATGGCGGACGAGAGCGGCCTCGACAAGGTCACCGTCTCGGCCCTGGCGCGCCGCTTCGGGGTCAAGGACGCGAGCCTCTATTCGCACGTCAGGAACCTGCGCGACCTGCGGGTCCGGCTCGCGCTCCTCGCCTCGGGCGAGATGAACGACGCCATCGGCGCCGCCGTGGCCGGCCGGTCCGGCAAGGAGGCACTCGTCGCCTTCGCCGACGCCTACCGCGACTACGCCCTCGCGCACCCCGGGCGGTACGCGGCCGCACAGCAGCGGATCGAGCCGGAGGAGATCGAGGACACCACCGTCCTCCTGCGGGCCGTCGAGCTCACCTACGGCATGCTGCGCGGCTACGGCCTCCGGGAACCCGACCTCACCGACGCCGGACGCCTGCTCCGCAGCGCCTTCCACGGCTACGTCCACCTCGAACTGGGCGGCGGCTTCGCGCACTCCCGCCCCGTCGCCGCATCCTGGGCGCGCTCGCTGGAGGCGCTCCACCACGTCCTGGAGAACTGGGGGAACGGTTCGTGA
- a CDS encoding oxidoreductase, whose amino-acid sequence MTEKQRWTADLIPDQTGRVFVVTGANSGLGLATTRALVRRGGRVILAVRDEEKGHRVAEDLAAAGADRDFLVVRRIDLADLDSVRAFADGVRAEHPRLDVLVNNAGVMAPPRTLTPEGHEVQFAANHLGHFALTGLLLDLLAAGTDPRVVTVSSINHRQGSLRFDDLSGERGYTPMAFYNQSKFANAVFGKELHRRLAATASPVRSVLAHPGYTATNLQMKDTSGLAKLFFGRIGNPLLAQRPERGALPQLYAATDASVAGGEFIGPDGMGELRGAPTRVRLSEAAADPGTGRRLWEESERLTGVRYLGREYPLADRT is encoded by the coding sequence ATGACTGAGAAGCAGCGCTGGACCGCCGACCTCATCCCGGACCAGACCGGACGGGTCTTCGTCGTCACCGGGGCCAACAGCGGTCTCGGCCTCGCCACCACGCGCGCGCTCGTCCGGCGGGGCGGGCGCGTGATCCTCGCCGTACGGGACGAGGAGAAGGGCCACCGGGTGGCCGAGGACCTCGCGGCGGCGGGAGCCGACCGGGACTTCCTCGTCGTACGGCGGATCGACCTCGCCGACCTCGATTCGGTGCGCGCCTTCGCCGACGGCGTGCGCGCGGAGCATCCGCGCCTCGACGTGCTCGTCAACAACGCGGGCGTGATGGCGCCGCCCCGCACGCTCACCCCCGAGGGCCACGAGGTCCAGTTCGCCGCCAACCACCTCGGCCACTTCGCGCTCACCGGTCTGCTGCTCGACCTGCTCGCCGCCGGGACCGACCCGCGGGTGGTCACGGTCAGCTCGATCAACCACCGGCAGGGCAGCCTCCGCTTCGACGACCTGAGCGGCGAGCGCGGCTACACGCCCATGGCCTTCTACAACCAGAGCAAGTTCGCCAACGCCGTCTTCGGCAAGGAGCTGCACCGCCGCCTCGCCGCGACCGCGAGCCCCGTCCGCAGCGTGCTCGCCCACCCGGGCTACACCGCCACGAACCTCCAGATGAAGGACACCTCCGGTCTGGCGAAGCTGTTCTTCGGACGCATCGGCAATCCGCTGCTCGCCCAGCGACCGGAGCGGGGCGCGCTGCCCCAGCTGTACGCGGCGACCGACGCGTCCGTCGCGGGCGGCGAGTTCATCGGCCCGGACGGCATGGGCGAGCTGCGGGGCGCCCCGACCCGCGTGCGCCTCTCCGAGGCGGCGGCCGACCCCGGGACGGGCCGCCGGCTGTGGGAGGAGTCGGAGCGCCTGACGGGAGTGCGCTACCTGGGGCGTGAATACCCCCTGGCGGATCGAACCTAG